The Streptomyces sp. NBC_01197 genome window below encodes:
- a CDS encoding PH domain-containing protein codes for MELRTLFRHRSVPWSEVTGIEKRCRTRRSGTWSDVRIRRVQGRPLTVPGAFTARWHDPKFEAKVATIRQCRARPTDT; via the coding sequence ATGGAGTTACGCACCCTCTTCAGGCACAGGTCAGTGCCTTGGAGCGAGGTTACGGGGATTGAGAAACGTTGCCGCACAAGACGGAGTGGCACGTGGTCGGACGTGCGCATCCGCCGAGTTCAGGGCCGGCCGCTCACGGTTCCGGGTGCCTTCACCGCCCGCTGGCACGACCCCAAATTCGAGGCGAAGGTGGCGACCATCCGGCAGTGCAGAGCCCGCCCGACCGACACTTAG
- a CDS encoding cation:proton antiporter, with protein sequence MVLIAVFGVALLVAVLLSGLAARTVLSTSFLFLTGGALVSDGALGLIHITPGSDIVSVTADLALFAVLFTDGMHVSFPALRRAWRNPARALGLGMPLAFAFMALVTHYLVGLDWTTSFLVGAVLAPTDPVFASAIVGRREVPARLRQLLNVESGVNDGLALPVVLLLIAAAGPVAGAHAEASPSKIGVELALGLVLGIVIPLLVNAVTRLPLLGAEPKLQPLLPLATGITLYALCHLTHANPYLAAFSAGAVLTSVSPEAKRAFEPLGESLAELAKFAALLVFGALLTPHLFNDLSVGGYVAVVLAIVVIRPASLLLSLIGTRIDRREKLAAAWFGPKGFASVVYGLLVLQSGIPHAEQAYTLIAVCIAFSIVAHSSTDVPVARMFHVNDLVGIPDAEDDGAQGGPRQQEGDDHART encoded by the coding sequence GTGGTACTCATCGCCGTATTCGGTGTCGCCCTGCTGGTCGCGGTCCTGCTGTCCGGGCTCGCGGCCCGTACTGTGCTCTCCACCTCGTTCCTCTTCCTGACCGGCGGCGCTCTCGTCAGCGACGGCGCCCTCGGGCTGATCCACATCACGCCGGGCAGCGACATCGTGTCGGTGACCGCCGATCTCGCACTCTTCGCCGTGCTGTTCACCGACGGCATGCACGTGTCCTTCCCCGCTCTGCGCCGCGCCTGGAGGAACCCGGCTCGCGCACTGGGCCTGGGCATGCCTCTCGCATTCGCCTTCATGGCCCTGGTCACCCACTACCTCGTGGGCCTGGACTGGACTACGTCCTTCCTGGTCGGTGCGGTACTGGCGCCGACCGACCCGGTGTTCGCCTCGGCGATCGTGGGACGCAGGGAAGTCCCGGCCAGGCTGCGCCAGCTGCTGAACGTTGAGAGCGGTGTGAACGACGGGCTTGCCCTGCCTGTCGTGTTGCTGCTGATCGCCGCGGCCGGCCCGGTGGCAGGTGCCCACGCGGAGGCGTCACCTTCGAAGATCGGTGTCGAGCTCGCTCTCGGTCTGGTCCTGGGCATCGTGATCCCGCTCCTCGTCAACGCCGTCACCCGGCTCCCGTTGCTCGGGGCGGAGCCCAAACTCCAGCCTCTGCTGCCGTTGGCCACCGGCATCACCCTCTACGCCCTGTGCCATCTCACCCACGCCAACCCCTACCTCGCCGCGTTCTCCGCCGGCGCGGTCCTGACCTCCGTATCCCCCGAGGCCAAACGCGCCTTCGAACCCCTCGGCGAATCCCTCGCCGAACTGGCCAAGTTCGCCGCACTGCTGGTATTCGGCGCGCTGCTCACCCCGCACCTCTTCAACGACCTCTCAGTCGGCGGATACGTGGCCGTGGTGCTGGCGATCGTGGTCATCCGCCCGGCGTCCCTGCTGCTCTCCCTGATCGGGACGCGGATCGACCGACGGGAAAAGCTGGCCGCGGCCTGGTTCGGCCCGAAGGGCTTCGCCTCCGTGGTCTACGGGCTGCTGGTGCTCCAGTCGGGAATTCCACACGCCGAGCAGGCGTACACGCTCATCGCCGTATGCATCGCCTTCTCGATCGTGGCGCACAGCAGCACCGATGTCCCGGTTGCCCGTATGTTCCACGTCAATGACCTCGTGGGAATCCCGGACGCCGAGGATGACGGCGCACAGGGCGGCCCGCGCCAGCAAGAGGGAGACGACCATGCGCGCACGTGA
- a CDS encoding CBS domain-containing protein, with product MRARDLAVEYETVLIDSDALAAARLMAEQKLPALLVVDRAGAPVAVMPASQLVKVLVPGYVIDDPTLAAVIDEKHADRLGHALADRSVGDCLPAKAGPPPVAAPDDTALEVAALMAQVRSPLVAVAEKDQRGTRLLGVITASHLLHQLLENP from the coding sequence ATGCGCGCACGTGATCTGGCAGTGGAGTACGAGACGGTTCTGATCGACAGTGACGCTCTGGCCGCCGCCCGGCTGATGGCGGAACAGAAACTGCCCGCTCTGCTCGTGGTGGACCGGGCGGGGGCCCCCGTGGCGGTCATGCCCGCGTCGCAGCTGGTCAAAGTACTCGTGCCTGGCTACGTGATCGATGACCCCACCCTGGCCGCGGTCATCGACGAGAAGCACGCCGACCGGCTGGGCCACGCACTGGCCGACCGGAGCGTGGGCGACTGCCTTCCCGCCAAGGCCGGCCCGCCGCCCGTCGCCGCCCCCGACGACACCGCCCTGGAAGTCGCCGCCCTCATGGCTCAGGTCCGCAGCCCTCTGGTGGCGGTGGCCGAAAAGGACCAGCGGGGCACCCGTCTGCTGGGCGTGATCACCGCCTCCCACCTGCTTCATCAGCTTCTCGAAAACCCCTAG
- a CDS encoding ArsB/NhaD family transporter translates to MSDWHSWAAIAVFVGTYALIISEKVHRVAAALGGAGLMLAIGATDDVSAFYSEDSGIDWNVIFLLLGMMMIVGVLKRTGLFEYLAIWSVKKAKAKPFRVMAMLIIITAAASALLDNVTTVLLIAPVTLLVCERLALPVAPFLIAEVLASNIGGTATLVGDPPNIIIASRAGLNFNDFIVHLAPLSALLTLVLIAMCRFLFRKSFRYDEDRAAEIMELEEKEAIRNPRLLIQGLSVLALVIVGFVLHPVLHFEPSIVALLGAGLLVAVSTVETGEVLAEVEWPTLAFFAGLFIMIGGLIDTGVIGEVSKALANAVGDKEQGGSILILGASGILSGVVDNIPYVATMAPITGDLVHSLGGDGDHVMWWALALGADLGGNATAIGASANVVVLGIAERNGTPISFWQFTKYGLVVTAATLVISAAYIWLRYFSLG, encoded by the coding sequence GTGAGTGACTGGCACAGCTGGGCGGCGATCGCCGTCTTCGTCGGCACGTACGCCCTGATCATCAGTGAGAAGGTCCACCGCGTCGCCGCGGCGCTGGGCGGCGCGGGTCTGATGCTCGCGATCGGCGCGACGGACGATGTCTCGGCGTTCTACTCCGAGGACTCCGGCATCGACTGGAACGTCATCTTCCTGCTCCTGGGCATGATGATGATCGTCGGTGTGCTGAAGAGGACCGGCCTCTTCGAATACCTGGCCATCTGGTCCGTGAAGAAGGCGAAGGCCAAGCCCTTCAGGGTCATGGCCATGCTGATCATCATCACCGCTGCGGCCTCGGCCCTGCTGGACAACGTCACCACGGTCCTGCTGATCGCACCCGTCACCCTGCTGGTCTGCGAACGGCTCGCACTGCCCGTCGCTCCGTTCCTGATCGCGGAGGTACTCGCGTCGAACATCGGCGGCACCGCCACCCTCGTCGGCGACCCGCCCAACATCATCATCGCCAGCCGCGCCGGACTGAACTTCAACGATTTCATCGTCCATCTGGCACCGCTGTCGGCCCTGCTGACACTCGTACTTATCGCGATGTGCCGGTTCCTCTTCCGCAAGTCCTTCCGCTACGACGAGGACCGCGCGGCGGAAATCATGGAACTTGAGGAGAAAGAGGCCATCCGCAACCCTCGGCTGCTCATCCAGGGCCTGAGCGTGCTGGCCCTGGTCATCGTCGGGTTCGTCCTGCACCCCGTACTGCACTTCGAACCGAGCATCGTCGCCCTCCTCGGCGCAGGTCTGCTCGTCGCGGTCTCCACCGTCGAGACCGGCGAGGTCCTCGCCGAGGTCGAGTGGCCCACCCTCGCATTCTTCGCCGGCCTCTTCATCATGATCGGCGGCCTCATCGACACCGGCGTCATCGGCGAGGTCTCCAAAGCCCTCGCCAACGCGGTCGGCGACAAGGAGCAAGGCGGCTCCATACTGATCCTCGGGGCCTCCGGCATCCTGTCCGGAGTCGTCGACAACATCCCCTACGTTGCCACCATGGCGCCCATCACGGGCGACCTCGTTCACAGCTTGGGCGGCGACGGCGACCACGTCATGTGGTGGGCCCTCGCCCTGGGCGCCGACCTCGGCGGCAACGCCACCGCGATCGGCGCCAGCGCGAACGTCGTCGTCCTCGGCATCGCCGAACGCAACGGCACCCCCATCTCCTTCTGGCAATTCACCAAGTACGGTCTCGTCGTCACCGCCGCCACCCTGGTGATCTCAGCCGCCTACATCTGGCTGCGCTACTTCTCTCTCGGATGA
- a CDS encoding MFS transporter — MTAAHRDADVLRWLGAYTASVTGDVTYFLGLTWAATRTAGPAQAGAVLAAGAVPRALLMLGGGVVADRFGARRVVVGSDLVRCVVILTAAAFTWLAGAQLWLLYVLAVVFGTVDALFMPAVGTLPPQLTGPDQLARVQGMRTLSIRFSNAVGPMASALVLAAGGAAGAFGASGLLFCGSLVLLIAVRVRPVPDARDGPGRTTARQDFRAGLRYLRENPHLGRLVLVIGLGELCFSGPVGTGLLLLTAERGWGAGALGWILTAFSVGGAASGLLLTAVRRVPYARAVLFCALLLTAVQVAAVGRAPGPGPAVAAGALLGAGSGAAMVVSNALLQERTEVRYLGRVSSLTSLCTVGLSPLLYPLAGLVAAAWGAGVFFAGCGAVCLTAAGVSLSVRPHAPIAVSSSPVSGEAADQP; from the coding sequence ATGACCGCCGCCCACCGGGACGCCGACGTCCTGCGCTGGCTGGGCGCCTACACCGCCTCCGTGACCGGTGACGTGACCTACTTCCTCGGGCTGACCTGGGCCGCCACCCGTACCGCGGGCCCCGCCCAGGCCGGTGCGGTGCTGGCCGCCGGGGCCGTGCCCCGGGCCCTGCTGATGCTCGGCGGCGGTGTCGTCGCCGACCGGTTCGGGGCGCGCCGCGTCGTCGTCGGCAGCGATCTGGTGCGGTGCGTGGTGATCCTCACCGCCGCCGCGTTCACCTGGCTCGCGGGCGCCCAGCTCTGGCTGCTCTACGTCCTGGCGGTCGTCTTCGGCACCGTGGACGCGCTGTTCATGCCCGCTGTAGGGACGCTTCCACCGCAGCTCACAGGCCCGGACCAGCTCGCCCGGGTGCAGGGCATGCGCACCCTGTCCATCCGGTTCAGCAACGCCGTGGGGCCGATGGCCAGCGCCCTGGTGCTGGCCGCCGGCGGTGCGGCCGGTGCCTTCGGGGCGTCGGGGCTGCTCTTCTGCGGATCGCTGGTGCTGCTCATCGCCGTACGGGTACGCCCGGTGCCGGACGCCCGGGACGGGCCCGGTCGCACGACCGCCCGGCAGGACTTCCGGGCCGGTCTGCGCTATCTGCGGGAGAACCCGCACCTCGGCAGGCTGGTGCTCGTCATCGGCCTCGGCGAGCTGTGCTTCAGCGGGCCGGTCGGGACCGGGCTGCTGCTGCTCACCGCCGAGCGCGGCTGGGGCGCGGGCGCGCTCGGCTGGATCCTCACCGCCTTCTCCGTCGGCGGCGCCGCGTCCGGCCTTCTGCTGACCGCCGTGCGTCGCGTCCCGTACGCACGCGCCGTGCTGTTCTGCGCGCTGCTCCTCACCGCCGTACAGGTCGCCGCTGTGGGCCGGGCGCCGGGGCCCGGCCCGGCCGTGGCGGCGGGCGCGCTGCTCGGGGCGGGGAGCGGTGCAGCCATGGTGGTGAGCAACGCGCTGCTCCAGGAACGCACCGAGGTCCGCTATCTGGGCCGGGTCTCCTCGCTGACGAGCCTGTGCACCGTGGGGCTCAGCCCGCTGCTGTATCCGCTCGCCGGTCTGGTCGCCGCCGCCTGGGGCGCAGGGGTGTTCTTCGCGGGGTGCGGGGCGGTCTGTCTGACCGCCGCGGGCGTCAGCCTCTCCGTACGGCCGCACGCGCCGATAGCGGTCTCGTCGTCGCCCGTCAGCGGTGAAGCCGCCGATCAGCCGTGA
- a CDS encoding DUF1349 domain-containing protein translates to MTKVVPWQDGYALDWSDGTWLNPPAHTATDGAELVVTTRDRTDFWRTTSYGFVRDDGHALLTELSAGSAVEVTFVADFDTLYDQAGVLVRTDEENWIKAGVEMTDGTPQVGAVATRGVSDWSMAPAPEWAGRPVTVRASRSGDAVTVRARAEGEPWRMIRLTPLDPAAEASAGPYCCSPQRAGLRVTFTRFAVGPADRQLHG, encoded by the coding sequence GTGACCAAGGTCGTTCCCTGGCAGGACGGTTACGCACTCGACTGGTCGGACGGGACCTGGCTCAACCCGCCCGCGCACACCGCGACGGACGGCGCGGAGCTGGTGGTGACCACCCGCGACAGGACCGACTTCTGGCGTACGACCAGCTACGGCTTCGTCCGTGACGACGGGCACGCGCTGCTGACGGAACTGAGTGCGGGATCGGCGGTCGAGGTGACCTTTGTGGCCGATTTCGACACGCTCTACGACCAGGCGGGCGTCCTGGTCCGCACCGACGAGGAGAACTGGATCAAGGCGGGCGTCGAGATGACGGACGGCACACCGCAGGTCGGCGCGGTGGCCACCCGCGGTGTGTCGGACTGGTCCATGGCGCCGGCCCCGGAGTGGGCGGGCCGGCCGGTCACGGTCCGGGCCAGCCGCTCGGGGGACGCGGTGACGGTGCGGGCGCGCGCCGAGGGCGAGCCGTGGCGCATGATCCGCCTGACGCCGCTCGACCCCGCAGCGGAGGCGTCGGCGGGCCCGTACTGCTGCTCCCCGCAGCGGGCGGGGCTGCGGGTCACCTTCACCCGGTTCGCGGTCGGCCCGGCCGACCGGCAACTCCACGGCTGA
- a CDS encoding carboxymuconolactone decarboxylase family protein has protein sequence MGMLDRVVGEGGRQVIDSLADISPDLGHHIAAWAFGDIYSRPQLALRDRQLVTLGMLTALGGCEPQLDVHINAALNVGLSPEEIVEALLHSAVYCGMPKALNATAVAKKVFAEHGLLTEPEKPGGPAHSVPEQRLPGQGFAGQAGPGSA, from the coding sequence ATGGGGATGCTCGACCGCGTCGTCGGCGAGGGCGGCCGGCAGGTCATCGACTCCCTGGCCGACATCTCACCCGACCTGGGGCATCACATCGCCGCCTGGGCTTTCGGCGACATCTACAGCAGGCCCCAGTTGGCGCTGCGTGACCGGCAGTTGGTCACCCTGGGCATGCTCACCGCCCTCGGCGGCTGCGAACCGCAGCTCGACGTCCACATCAACGCCGCGCTCAACGTCGGCCTCAGCCCGGAGGAGATCGTCGAGGCGCTGCTGCACTCCGCGGTCTACTGCGGGATGCCCAAGGCGCTCAACGCCACCGCCGTGGCGAAGAAGGTCTTCGCCGAACACGGCCTGCTCACCGAACCGGAGAAGCCCGGCGGGCCGGCGCACAGCGTTCCGGAACAGCGTCTCCCCGGGCAGGGTTTCGCCGGGCAGGCCGGTCCCGGGAGCGCATAG
- a CDS encoding GntR family transcriptional regulator yields MLFRIDPSSAIPLGDQIAACVRGAVADGRVDAGERLPAARVLADSLGVNVHTVLRGYQRLREEGLIELRRGRGAVVVGGPTQARARLLVRVREFAAEARELGLTDEAVLALVREAL; encoded by the coding sequence ATGCTCTTCCGGATCGACCCGTCGTCCGCGATTCCGCTCGGGGACCAGATCGCCGCGTGCGTCCGGGGCGCCGTCGCGGACGGCCGGGTGGACGCGGGCGAGCGGCTGCCCGCCGCCCGCGTCCTCGCCGACTCGCTCGGGGTCAACGTCCATACGGTGCTGCGCGGTTACCAGCGGCTGCGCGAGGAGGGCCTGATCGAACTGCGCCGGGGGAGGGGTGCGGTGGTCGTCGGCGGGCCCACGCAGGCGCGGGCGCGACTGCTCGTACGGGTAAGGGAATTCGCCGCCGAGGCAAGGGAGCTGGGTCTCACGGACGAGGCCGTGCTGGCACTCGTACGCGAGGCTCTCTGA
- a CDS encoding DUF1648 domain-containing protein: MMERSTWPRVPGDARGVPAAPGRIRRATVAGLPFLLAYAVDLAVFLQLRDRLPHRLASHFGSGGRPNDTAGQLEYVLVTTGLLVGLGVIWMLIARGVRSLLVTGWALAGFIGALMAAILYANLRTPVDFPFWRFATAVGVAVLAGGAGWWLARFVPSVLPPPAEGPVERIDLAAGETAGWARHAGARPLLALAVAVVVTGVVVLTVSGWQAAVAPVVVGLVLMAFARPYVTVDRRGLTISTGRLPWPRIRIPLDQVEQATSRDIDALKDFGGWGYRFRAGSSGLILRSGEAIVVRRRSGRDFVVTIDGSSDGAALLNTLAERRENR; this comes from the coding sequence ATGATGGAGCGCTCCACATGGCCGCGGGTTCCGGGCGATGCCCGAGGGGTTCCGGCGGCACCCGGCCGCATCCGGCGCGCGACAGTTGCCGGGCTGCCCTTCCTGCTTGCCTACGCCGTCGATCTGGCGGTCTTCCTCCAGCTTCGGGACCGGTTGCCGCACCGCCTGGCCAGCCACTTCGGGAGCGGCGGGAGGCCCAACGACACGGCGGGACAACTGGAATACGTACTCGTCACCACCGGTCTCCTGGTCGGCCTCGGGGTGATCTGGATGCTGATCGCCCGCGGGGTGCGGAGCCTGCTCGTCACGGGCTGGGCGCTCGCCGGCTTCATCGGCGCGCTGATGGCCGCGATCCTGTACGCCAACCTCCGCACTCCGGTGGACTTCCCGTTCTGGCGGTTCGCCACCGCCGTCGGGGTGGCGGTCCTGGCGGGCGGGGCGGGCTGGTGGCTGGCCCGTTTCGTACCGTCCGTGCTGCCGCCGCCGGCCGAGGGGCCCGTCGAGCGGATCGACCTCGCGGCCGGCGAGACCGCCGGCTGGGCGCGCCACGCGGGCGCCCGTCCGCTGCTGGCGCTCGCGGTGGCCGTCGTCGTCACCGGAGTCGTCGTGCTGACCGTCTCCGGTTGGCAGGCCGCCGTGGCCCCTGTCGTGGTCGGCCTGGTGCTGATGGCCTTCGCCAGGCCGTACGTCACCGTGGACCGCAGGGGCCTGACCATCTCCACCGGCCGCCTGCCCTGGCCGCGTATCCGGATACCGCTGGACCAGGTCGAGCAGGCGACCAGCCGCGATATCGACGCCCTGAAGGACTTCGGCGGCTGGGGCTACCGGTTCCGCGCGGGCAGCTCCGGACTCATCCTCCGCTCGGGGGAGGCCATCGTGGTCCGGCGCAGGAGCGGCCGCGACTTCGTCGTCACCATCGACGGCTCGTCCGACGGCGCCGCACTGCTCAACACCCTGGCCGAGCGGCGGGAGAACCGCTGA
- a CDS encoding DUF6304 family protein encodes MTPQSWAGWYRDSHGSDALVISAVERQLRTRIRGVDYAGASFDSFRPVGDVPEGVEPLSDCVLEWDMPLPVVAGDSTAQPATLSCLLALRRPATDLGVTLHYGGTSYVSGNDQGDFGAAVALIQEQLPPGSTLQAPFSAAV; translated from the coding sequence ATGACACCACAGTCATGGGCCGGCTGGTACCGGGACAGCCATGGATCAGATGCCCTAGTGATCAGTGCCGTTGAGCGTCAACTCCGCACCCGGATCAGGGGAGTCGACTACGCCGGAGCTTCGTTCGACTCGTTCAGGCCGGTGGGCGACGTACCGGAGGGGGTCGAGCCGTTGAGCGACTGCGTCCTGGAGTGGGACATGCCGCTCCCGGTCGTGGCCGGTGACAGCACGGCCCAGCCGGCCACGCTGAGCTGCCTGCTCGCCCTGCGCCGCCCGGCCACCGATCTCGGCGTCACACTGCACTACGGCGGCACGAGTTACGTATCGGGCAACGACCAGGGCGACTTCGGCGCCGCGGTCGCCCTGATCCAGGAGCAACTTCCGCCCGGTTCCACCCTCCAGGCGCCCTTCTCGGCAGCCGTCTAG
- a CDS encoding GNAT family N-acetyltransferase, producing MGVAIQQAGEADREVLVRLLDESFMRDPVSNWVFPDEAHRRAVHGKFLGVFIDVALAEGRVDLAEDHTAMALWLDIPAGVPEEEDDTPARMREVADPENERAELVGRLTGELHPHDRAHAYLLMIGVTPERQGEGLGTALMAPVLERCDREGVPAYLEASSARSRALYERLGFVFMGTAVQLPDGPQMWPMWREPRG from the coding sequence ATGGGCGTGGCGATACAACAGGCGGGCGAGGCCGACCGCGAGGTGCTCGTACGACTTCTTGATGAGTCCTTCATGCGGGACCCGGTGAGCAACTGGGTGTTCCCCGACGAGGCGCACCGCAGGGCCGTGCACGGCAAGTTCCTCGGGGTCTTCATCGACGTGGCCCTCGCCGAGGGCCGGGTAGACCTCGCCGAGGACCACACGGCGATGGCCCTCTGGCTCGACATTCCCGCCGGCGTGCCGGAGGAGGAGGACGACACGCCCGCCCGGATGCGGGAGGTCGCCGACCCGGAGAACGAACGCGCCGAACTGGTGGGGCGGTTGACGGGCGAGCTCCATCCGCACGACCGGGCGCACGCCTACCTGCTGATGATCGGTGTGACACCGGAGCGGCAGGGCGAGGGCCTGGGCACCGCGCTGATGGCCCCCGTACTGGAGCGCTGCGACCGGGAAGGGGTTCCGGCGTACCTGGAGGCGAGCAGCGCGCGCAGTCGCGCGCTGTACGAGCGGCTCGGGTTCGTGTTCATGGGCACCGCGGTTCAGCTGCCCGACGGTCCGCAGATGTGGCCGATGTGGCGCGAGCCGCGCGGCTGA
- a CDS encoding family 2 encapsulin nanocompartment cargo protein polyprenyl transferase has protein sequence MTTTRTDAATEGHEAAALLERTRTVVDPELRSALESLPGPMRNIGMYHFGWEQSDGSPATGQAGKAIRPALVLAAVQALNGDIRQAVPAATAVELVHNFTLLHDDVIDRDATRRHRATAWTVFGIPDAVIAGDAMQALAVRLLAEDPHPAAKAATGRLTACVIELCAGQQADCAFEARSEVTLDECLIMAEAKTGALLGCACAMGALYAGAGPEAAAAMDAFGREAGLAFQLIDDLIGIWGEPSHTGKPAGADLAAHKKSLPVVAALNSGTGAAAELAELYGGPLDADGIRRAADAVDRAGGRDWAQVEAADRMARAVGHLSRAVPDLAAAGGLLSLAEYVTRRSR, from the coding sequence ATGACCACGACCAGAACGGACGCCGCGACCGAGGGACATGAGGCCGCAGCGCTCCTTGAACGCACCCGCACCGTCGTCGACCCGGAACTCCGCTCCGCGCTGGAGTCCCTGCCCGGCCCGATGCGGAACATCGGGATGTACCACTTCGGCTGGGAACAGTCGGACGGCTCGCCGGCCACGGGGCAGGCGGGCAAGGCGATCAGACCCGCGCTCGTCCTCGCCGCCGTCCAGGCGCTGAACGGCGACATCCGGCAGGCGGTACCGGCGGCCACCGCCGTGGAGCTGGTGCACAACTTCACCCTGCTGCACGACGACGTCATCGACCGGGACGCCACCCGGAGGCACCGGGCGACGGCCTGGACCGTCTTCGGCATACCCGACGCGGTCATAGCGGGGGACGCGATGCAGGCACTGGCCGTGCGGCTGCTCGCGGAGGACCCGCACCCCGCGGCGAAGGCGGCCACGGGGCGGCTCACGGCCTGCGTCATCGAGCTCTGCGCGGGGCAGCAGGCGGACTGTGCCTTCGAGGCCCGTTCGGAGGTCACGCTGGACGAATGCCTGATCATGGCTGAGGCCAAGACCGGGGCGCTCCTCGGCTGCGCCTGTGCGATGGGTGCGCTCTACGCGGGCGCCGGGCCCGAAGCGGCGGCGGCGATGGACGCGTTCGGCCGGGAGGCCGGGCTGGCCTTTCAGCTGATCGACGACCTGATCGGCATCTGGGGCGAGCCGTCCCACACCGGCAAGCCGGCCGGTGCGGATCTCGCCGCCCACAAGAAGTCGCTGCCGGTGGTGGCCGCGCTGAACTCGGGCACCGGGGCGGCGGCGGAGCTGGCGGAGCTGTACGGCGGCCCGCTCGACGCGGACGGCATCAGGCGGGCCGCCGACGCGGTCGACCGGGCCGGCGGCCGGGACTGGGCACAGGTCGAGGCGGCCGACCGGATGGCCAGAGCCGTGGGTCACCTCTCCCGCGCGGTTCCCGACCTCGCGGCGGCGGGAGGCCTGCTCTCCCTCGCGGAGTATGTGACGCGGCGCAGCCGCTGA
- a CDS encoding family 2B encapsulin nanocompartment shell protein, protein MSVGEEVRDTQAPPQQSLGTAAARNLATTTKSAPQMQEITSRWLLKMLPWVQVQGGTYRVNRRLSYSVGDGRVTFVQTGDRVQVIPAELGELPALRDYADEAALAELAQRCTQREFAAGDVLASAGDRADRVFLLAHGRVQKVGTGPYGDETVLGSLADGSYFGDHALLDEGATWDYTARADTACVVLELTRADVLNLAERADSLREHLAGVTSLPAQRTNSYGEAAIDLSAGHVGEAHVPHTYVDYEGAPREYELSVAQTVLKVHSRVADLYNQPMNQTEHQLRLTVEALRERQEHELVNNREFGLLNNCDYGQRLQPHDGVPSPDDMDELLSRRRGSKLFLAHPKAIAAFGRECNKRGLVPESVDMGGHHVPAWRGVPIFPCNKIPVSDARTTSIICMRTGESEQGVIGLQQSGIPDEIEPSLSVRFMGIDEKAIISYLVTAYYSAAVLVPDALGVLENVEVSRWR, encoded by the coding sequence ATGTCCGTTGGTGAAGAGGTTCGCGACACGCAGGCACCGCCGCAGCAGAGTCTGGGCACGGCAGCTGCGCGGAACCTCGCAACGACCACCAAGTCCGCACCGCAGATGCAGGAGATCACCTCACGGTGGCTGCTGAAGATGCTCCCGTGGGTACAAGTGCAGGGTGGTACGTACCGGGTGAACCGGCGGCTGAGCTACTCGGTCGGTGACGGCCGCGTGACGTTTGTGCAGACTGGCGACCGCGTCCAGGTCATCCCGGCCGAGCTCGGTGAGCTGCCCGCCCTGCGGGACTACGCGGACGAGGCGGCCCTGGCCGAGCTGGCGCAGCGCTGCACTCAGCGGGAGTTCGCGGCGGGCGATGTGCTGGCCTCCGCGGGCGACAGGGCGGACCGGGTGTTCCTGCTGGCACACGGCCGGGTCCAGAAGGTAGGCACAGGGCCCTACGGGGACGAGACCGTCCTCGGTTCGCTGGCCGACGGGTCGTACTTCGGCGACCATGCGCTGCTGGACGAGGGCGCCACCTGGGACTACACGGCCCGCGCCGACACCGCGTGCGTCGTACTTGAGCTGACCAGGGCGGACGTGCTGAACCTCGCGGAGCGCGCCGACTCGCTGCGCGAGCATCTCGCGGGGGTGACCTCGCTGCCCGCGCAGCGCACCAACAGCTACGGCGAAGCGGCGATCGACCTTTCGGCGGGACACGTCGGTGAGGCGCACGTCCCCCACACGTACGTCGACTACGAGGGGGCGCCCCGCGAGTACGAACTGAGCGTCGCCCAGACCGTGCTGAAGGTCCACAGCAGGGTCGCCGACCTCTACAACCAGCCGATGAACCAGACCGAGCACCAGTTGCGGCTCACCGTCGAGGCGCTGCGGGAGCGCCAGGAGCACGAGCTGGTCAACAACCGCGAGTTCGGCCTGCTCAACAACTGCGACTACGGCCAGCGGCTCCAGCCGCACGACGGTGTGCCCAGCCCGGACGACATGGACGAACTCCTCTCGCGCCGACGCGGATCGAAGCTCTTCCTCGCCCACCCGAAGGCCATCGCCGCGTTCGGCCGCGAGTGCAACAAGCGCGGCCTCGTACCGGAGAGCGTCGACATGGGGGGCCACCATGTGCCCGCCTGGCGCGGGGTGCCGATCTTCCCGTGCAACAAGATCCCGGTCAGCGACGCCCGCACCACGTCGATCATCTGCATGAGGACCGGCGAGTCCGAGCAGGGCGTCATCGGGCTCCAGCAGAGCGGCATCCCCGACGAGATCGAGCCGAGCCTGTCGGTCCGCTTCATGGGTATCGACGAGAAGGCGATCATCTCCTACCTGGTGACGGCCTACTACTCAGCGGCCGTGCTGGTGCCCGACGCCCTGGGGGTGCTGGAGAACGTCGAAGTCAGCCGCTGGCGGTGA